TCACCAACGGTTACGAGGTGACTTCCTACATACCCGGCGAAGGGCATAACCTGCAGGAGCACGCCATAGTGCTCATCCGTGGCGGCAGGGTGAAAGACCTTCCGGGCGTCAGATACCACATAATCCGCGGCGCTCTGGACACGCTTGGCGTGGAAGCGCGGCGGCAGGGCCGTTCCAAATATGGCGCAAAGAGGCCGAAGGCCGGTCAACCGGCGGGCGGCAAAGGCGCCAAGGGCGCGCCGGCT
This DNA window, taken from Nitrospinota bacterium, encodes the following:
- a CDS encoding 30S ribosomal protein S12 translates to MPTINQLVRKGRANLARKTKSPALTSCPQRRGVCVRVYTSTPKKPNSALRKVARVRLTNGYEVTSYIPGEGHNLQEHAIVLIRGGRVKDLPGVRYHIIRGALDTLGVEARRQGRSKYGAKRPKAGQPAGGKGAKGAPAKGGKK